In Deltaproteobacteria bacterium GWC2_55_46, a single window of DNA contains:
- a CDS encoding NAD-dependent epimerase, whose protein sequence is MRKLLVTGSSGLIGGEVVERFSILGWKVAGIDNNMRARFFGKHGDTRWNQRRLQEKHKDFVHLEVDIRDRERVFAEVKALKPDAIVHAAAQPSHDLAASMPFEDFDTNAGGTINLLEAARRYCPEAPFVHLSTNKVYGDAPNELALKESETRYDYADDTYARGITEDMRIDRSKHSLFGASKVAADVMAQEYGRYFGMPTACLRGGCLTGPNHSGVELHGFLSYLIRCNLDRKTYKVYGYKGKQVRDNIHSYDVTGFIQRFIDSPRRAEVYNLGGGRGNSISIIEAFTLIESISGIPMSWEYVEANRSGDHICYISDISKASSHYPGWEITKDLAAIFTEIYESWARRGRRA, encoded by the coding sequence ATGAGGAAACTTCTCGTTACAGGCTCAAGCGGACTCATCGGTGGCGAGGTGGTCGAGCGCTTCTCTATTCTTGGGTGGAAGGTCGCCGGCATCGACAACAACATGAGGGCGCGTTTTTTCGGCAAACACGGGGATACGCGCTGGAACCAGCGAAGGCTTCAGGAAAAGCATAAGGACTTCGTCCATCTTGAGGTAGATATAAGGGACCGGGAGCGCGTTTTTGCCGAGGTCAAAGCCCTTAAACCCGACGCCATAGTACACGCCGCGGCACAGCCGAGCCATGACCTTGCGGCCTCCATGCCTTTTGAGGACTTCGACACCAACGCCGGAGGGACTATCAACCTCCTTGAAGCCGCGAGGCGGTACTGCCCTGAGGCCCCCTTCGTCCACCTTTCCACCAACAAGGTCTACGGAGACGCGCCTAACGAGCTGGCCTTGAAGGAGAGCGAGACAAGGTACGACTACGCCGATGATACATACGCGCGCGGCATCACGGAGGATATGAGGATAGACCGGTCCAAGCATTCTCTTTTCGGCGCGTCAAAGGTAGCCGCCGATGTGATGGCGCAGGAGTACGGCAGGTACTTCGGTATGCCGACGGCATGCCTCCGGGGCGGATGCCTTACCGGCCCAAACCATTCAGGGGTAGAGCTACACGGCTTTTTAAGCTATCTCATAAGGTGCAACCTTGATAGAAAGACCTACAAGGTATACGGCTACAAGGGAAAGCAGGTCAGGGACAACATACACTCATATGACGTCACAGGCTTCATCCAAAGGTTCATAGATTCACCGAGGCGGGCCGAGGTCTACAACCTGGGAGGCGGAAGGGGGAACTCCATTTCCATTATCGAGGCCTTCACGCTTATCGAATCGATATCAGGGATACCGATGAGTTGGGAGTATGTCGAGGCCAACCGGTCAGGCGACCACATCTGCTACATATCCGATATCTCAAAGGCGAGCTCGCATTATCCAGGCTGGGAAATAACGAAAGACCTTGCCGCTATCTTTACCGAGATATACGAGTCGTGGGCAAGGCGCGGGCGAAGGGCTTAA
- a CDS encoding DNA polymerase III subunit alpha: MHHSNFVHLHLHSQYSLLDGAIRPEALIALAKEYRMPAVAVTDHGNLFGAVEFYQKAMQKGVKPIIGCELYVAPGARTEKTAIKGEYAFHLVLLVKNLKGYQNLCKLLTRAYTEGFYYKPRVDKEILKEYNEGLIALSACLHGEVAYNLSIGQREAAENTASEYKAIFGGRRFYLEIQHNGIEEQERVNKELVQLGKKLDIPLVATNDCHYLKKEDSRVHDVLLCIQTGTTVNAANRMRFSTDEFYVKSPEEMVEAFKDTPEAIANTIEIAERCNFELSLGKNFLPEYPVPEGETLDSIIDAKAREGLEKRLATMRKAGADVEALKWQYYDRLEKELKVIKGMGFPGYFLIVTDFIDYARSVDIPVGPGRGSAAGSLVAYSLGITNIDPIRYNLLFERFLNPDRISLPDIDIDFCFEKRDEVIKYVTRKYGADKVSQIITFGQMKAKACIRDVGRALDMPYGDVDKIAKLVPNTLNITIKEAIEQEARLKELYDKDPKVRELLDTAVALEGLPRHASTHAAGVVISNRPLEEYLPLYKQQKEDSITTQYTMKDVEKIGLVKFDFLGLKTLTVIDKTVKFVRSNRDVDLDIEALPLADEKTYSLIASGESNGVFQLESSGMKELLRKLKPTTFEDLIAAVALYRPGPLQSGMVDDFINRKHKKTVITYEVPELKGILENTYGVMVYQEQVMEIAKVLAGYTPGDADVLRKAMGKKLPEEMLVQRTRFLEGSKKKNIDQKKAEKIYDLMAKFAGYGFNKSHSAAYALIAFQTAYLKAHYTAEFMAALLGADMGNTDQVVKYINECKELGIGVDPPDLNESSMEFTVSGKRIRFGLAAVKNVGEAAIDEMLRVRQDGKFTSMLDFLSRVDSRKVNKKVIESLIRCGAFDFTKEKRAQLMAELDPTVEAAQSMQRDRELGQSSLFDAFGGGGGGEAVKPSINVPRVIEWENKELLAYEKETLGFYFSAHPLSGYKRELALYATAIDSLSEKKNEDEVTIGGIIAELKEITTKKGDRMAFARIEDLTGSVEAVIFSDLYKKVRDVISSGSPLIVSGRLDKEEDEVKLIATGMVPIEEAGGQQLKSRNTHIHAPVDGLTAEKLMELKKVIQEHPGTSTVIVHLVYPDNGSVIIGVNESLKMSPQESAVARIKELIDGAQVEII; this comes from the coding sequence ATGCACCACTCGAATTTCGTCCACCTCCACCTGCATTCCCAGTACAGCCTCCTTGACGGCGCGATAAGGCCGGAGGCCCTGATAGCGCTCGCGAAAGAGTACAGGATGCCGGCTGTCGCCGTAACAGACCACGGCAACCTCTTCGGGGCTGTCGAGTTCTATCAGAAGGCCATGCAGAAGGGCGTAAAGCCAATAATCGGCTGCGAGCTATATGTCGCGCCGGGCGCGCGCACCGAAAAGACGGCGATCAAAGGCGAGTACGCCTTTCACCTGGTCCTGCTTGTCAAAAACCTCAAGGGATATCAGAACCTCTGCAAGCTCCTGACACGGGCCTATACAGAGGGCTTCTACTATAAACCGAGGGTTGATAAGGAGATACTGAAGGAATATAACGAAGGGCTTATAGCCTTGAGCGCGTGCCTGCACGGCGAGGTGGCCTATAACTTAAGCATCGGCCAGAGGGAGGCTGCTGAGAATACGGCTTCTGAGTACAAGGCGATCTTCGGCGGGAGGCGCTTCTATCTCGAGATACAGCATAACGGCATAGAGGAGCAGGAGCGCGTCAATAAAGAGCTTGTACAACTCGGCAAAAAGCTCGACATCCCGCTTGTCGCCACGAACGACTGCCATTACCTGAAGAAAGAGGACTCGCGAGTCCACGACGTGCTCCTTTGCATACAGACCGGCACGACCGTGAACGCGGCCAACCGCATGCGCTTTTCAACGGACGAGTTCTACGTCAAGTCCCCTGAAGAGATGGTAGAGGCCTTCAAAGACACCCCTGAGGCGATAGCGAACACCATAGAGATAGCCGAGAGGTGCAACTTCGAGCTTAGCCTGGGCAAGAACTTCCTGCCCGAATACCCGGTCCCGGAGGGTGAAACGCTCGATTCGATAATAGACGCCAAGGCACGGGAAGGGCTTGAGAAGAGGCTTGCGACGATGCGCAAGGCAGGAGCAGACGTCGAGGCGCTCAAGTGGCAGTACTACGACAGGCTTGAAAAGGAGCTGAAGGTCATAAAGGGGATGGGCTTCCCCGGCTACTTCCTCATAGTCACGGACTTCATAGACTACGCCAGGAGCGTAGATATCCCTGTCGGCCCTGGCAGGGGCTCTGCCGCCGGTAGCCTGGTTGCCTATTCGCTCGGCATCACCAACATCGACCCCATAAGGTACAACCTCCTTTTCGAGAGGTTCCTTAACCCGGACAGGATATCTCTGCCTGATATCGACATCGACTTCTGCTTCGAGAAGAGGGACGAGGTAATAAAGTACGTAACCCGGAAATACGGGGCTGACAAGGTCAGCCAGATAATAACCTTCGGCCAGATGAAGGCCAAGGCCTGCATACGGGACGTGGGCAGGGCGCTCGATATGCCTTACGGCGACGTCGATAAGATCGCCAAGCTCGTCCCAAATACCCTGAATATTACCATAAAGGAGGCCATTGAGCAGGAGGCCCGGCTCAAGGAGCTTTACGACAAGGATCCGAAGGTGCGGGAGCTCCTGGATACGGCGGTAGCCCTCGAAGGCCTCCCGCGCCACGCCTCGACGCACGCGGCGGGCGTGGTCATCTCAAACAGGCCGCTTGAAGAGTACCTGCCCCTTTATAAGCAGCAGAAGGAAGATTCGATCACGACCCAGTACACGATGAAGGACGTCGAGAAGATCGGGCTCGTGAAGTTCGACTTCCTGGGCCTCAAGACCCTGACCGTCATCGACAAGACGGTTAAGTTCGTAAGATCGAACAGAGACGTTGACCTTGATATCGAGGCGTTGCCTCTCGCCGATGAAAAGACGTATAGCCTCATTGCGAGCGGTGAATCGAACGGCGTATTCCAGCTTGAAAGCTCCGGGATGAAGGAGCTCCTGCGCAAACTCAAGCCCACGACCTTCGAGGACCTCATAGCCGCCGTCGCGCTCTACAGGCCAGGCCCTTTGCAGAGCGGCATGGTCGACGACTTCATCAACAGGAAGCACAAGAAGACCGTCATCACCTACGAGGTGCCAGAGCTAAAGGGCATCCTTGAGAACACCTACGGCGTCATGGTCTACCAGGAGCAGGTCATGGAGATCGCCAAGGTGCTCGCCGGGTACACCCCCGGAGACGCCGACGTCCTCAGGAAGGCGATGGGAAAAAAGCTCCCTGAGGAGATGCTCGTACAGAGGACCAGGTTCCTCGAAGGGAGCAAGAAGAAGAACATCGACCAGAAAAAGGCCGAGAAGATTTACGACCTCATGGCCAAGTTCGCCGGCTACGGCTTCAACAAGAGCCACAGCGCGGCATACGCCCTCATAGCCTTTCAGACCGCGTATCTAAAGGCCCATTACACCGCAGAATTCATGGCCGCGCTTCTGGGCGCCGACATGGGCAACACAGACCAGGTCGTAAAATACATAAACGAGTGCAAGGAGCTTGGAATAGGCGTAGACCCGCCTGACCTGAACGAAAGCTCGATGGAATTTACCGTCTCCGGAAAGCGCATCCGGTTCGGCCTGGCCGCCGTCAAAAACGTCGGAGAGGCGGCGATAGACGAGATGCTCAGGGTCAGGCAGGACGGGAAGTTCACCTCCATGCTCGATTTCCTTTCAAGGGTCGATTCACGCAAGGTGAACAAGAAGGTCATCGAGAGCCTCATAAGGTGCGGGGCGTTTGATTTCACGAAGGAGAAAAGGGCGCAGCTCATGGCTGAGCTCGACCCCACAGTGGAGGCCGCCCAGTCCATGCAGAGGGACAGGGAGCTTGGCCAGTCCTCGCTCTTTGACGCCTTCGGCGGTGGCGGCGGCGGAGAGGCGGTCAAGCCGTCGATAAACGTCCCCAGGGTGATCGAGTGGGAGAACAAGGAGCTCCTTGCCTACGAGAAAGAGACGCTGGGGTTTTATTTTTCAGCCCACCCCCTTTCCGGCTACAAGCGCGAGCTTGCGCTCTATGCCACGGCCATCGATTCATTGTCCGAGAAGAAGAACGAGGACGAGGTCACGATAGGCGGCATCATAGCGGAGCTCAAGGAGATAACCACCAAGAAGGGCGACCGCATGGCCTTCGCGAGGATTGAAGACCTCACGGGCTCTGTCGAGGCGGTCATATTCTCGGACCTCTATAAAAAGGTGCGGGACGTTATCTCAAGCGGTTCTCCACTCATAGTGTCAGGCAGGCTTGACAAGGAAGAGGACGAGGTAAAGCTCATAGCTACCGGCATGGTCCCGATAGAAGAGGCCGGCGGGCAACAGCTCAAGTCGAGGAATACCCATATCCACGCCCCTGTGGACGGGCTTACCGCGGAAAAGCTCATGGAACTTAAGAAGGTCATTCAGGAGCACCCCGGAACCTCGACGGTGATAGTACACCTGGTCTATCCTGACAATGGCAGTGTGATAATAGGGGTAAATGAATCGCTCAAGATGAGCCCTCAGGAAAGCGCTGTGGCGAGGATAAAGGAACTTATAGACGGCGCTCAGGTTGAAATTATATAG
- a CDS encoding acetyl-CoA carboxylase carboxyltransferase subunit alpha: MYRHWLEFEKPVEEIEKKIEELRAYEATGNVRSSEEIAKLEKKARGLLKEIYGKLTPQQITLVARHPDRPYTLDYIQNVFEEFMELHGDRAFKDDPAIVGGLARLEGTPVMVLGQQKGRNTKEKVHRNFGMPHPEGYRKALRLFELAERSYIPVFTFIDTPGAYPGVGAEERGQSEAIATNLMVMSRLKVPVIATVIGEGGSGGALAIGVADRVNMMEYSTYSVISPEGCAAILWKDGSKADLAAKALKIDAGEMLKMGVIDKIVKEPLGGAHREPQTAYKNLKATLSAQLKELNALETAELVEARYRKFRAMGVFAEPKR, encoded by the coding sequence ATGTACAGGCACTGGCTCGAATTCGAGAAACCGGTAGAGGAAATAGAAAAAAAAATCGAGGAGCTTCGCGCCTACGAGGCAACGGGCAACGTGAGGTCTTCCGAAGAGATCGCGAAGCTTGAAAAGAAGGCCAGGGGGCTATTAAAGGAAATATACGGGAAGCTTACGCCCCAGCAGATAACCCTTGTGGCGAGGCACCCGGACAGGCCGTATACGCTGGACTATATCCAGAACGTATTTGAGGAGTTTATGGAACTCCACGGAGACAGGGCCTTCAAGGACGACCCGGCGATCGTCGGCGGGCTCGCCAGGCTCGAAGGGACCCCTGTCATGGTCCTCGGCCAGCAGAAGGGAAGGAATACCAAGGAGAAGGTCCATCGCAACTTCGGCATGCCGCATCCGGAAGGATACAGGAAGGCATTGCGCCTCTTCGAGCTTGCCGAAAGGTCCTACATACCTGTCTTTACGTTCATAGACACGCCTGGCGCGTACCCCGGGGTAGGCGCCGAGGAGAGGGGGCAGTCGGAGGCGATAGCCACGAACCTCATGGTCATGTCGAGGCTCAAGGTGCCTGTCATAGCAACGGTCATAGGCGAGGGCGGCAGCGGTGGGGCGCTTGCCATAGGTGTTGCCGACAGGGTCAACATGATGGAGTACTCAACATATTCGGTCATCTCACCAGAGGGCTGCGCCGCGATACTCTGGAAGGACGGGAGCAAGGCAGACCTTGCGGCAAAGGCATTGAAGATAGACGCTGGTGAGATGCTTAAAATGGGCGTCATCGATAAGATAGTGAAAGAGCCTCTTGGCGGCGCCCACAGGGAGCCGCAGACAGCCTACAAGAACCTTAAAGCCACCCTTTCAGCCCAGCTCAAGGAATTGAACGCCTTGGAGACCGCTGAGCTTGTCGAGGCTCGCTACAGGAAGTTCCGCGCGATGGGGGTCTTTGCCGAGCCTAAAAGATAA
- a CDS encoding chorismate mutase, translating into MPTTRNNITDLRNQIDSIDLEILELLNKRAGLVLEVGKIKAKENKDFYVPEREQEVLKRLMDRNPGPLPNQALKNVFREIMSASLSLEKPLRIAFLGPVATFTHQACMQHFGLSGEFLPKKDIADVFDDVEKGRADFGVVPIENSTEGVVSHTLDMFVRSDLKIYSEVMLEISLALLNKTGKITDIAKVCSHPHALAQCKNWVKGNLPNALVFDVSSTALAAQMAAEDSSTAAIASIAAANLYDLRVIEKNIEDNSNNFTRFLVISKNIAGKTGRDKTSLMFAIKDAPGALYSMLKPFASRGLNLSKIESRPLKTKAWEYVFFLDLDGHINDEPVREAISELEKSCSFLKILGSYSKSQQA; encoded by the coding sequence ATGCCGACTACCAGGAACAACATAACCGACCTCAGGAACCAGATAGACTCGATAGACCTCGAGATACTGGAGCTTTTAAACAAGCGGGCCGGTCTCGTACTTGAGGTAGGCAAGATAAAGGCGAAGGAAAACAAGGATTTCTATGTGCCTGAAAGGGAGCAGGAGGTCCTTAAAAGGCTCATGGATAGAAACCCCGGCCCTTTGCCGAACCAGGCATTGAAGAACGTCTTCAGGGAGATAATGAGCGCATCGCTCTCTCTTGAAAAACCGCTCCGCATAGCCTTCCTCGGCCCGGTCGCCACCTTTACGCATCAGGCCTGCATGCAGCACTTTGGCCTCTCCGGCGAATTTCTGCCGAAAAAGGACATAGCCGATGTCTTCGACGACGTGGAAAAGGGCAGGGCGGACTTCGGCGTCGTCCCTATCGAGAATTCTACCGAAGGCGTTGTAAGCCACACCCTCGACATGTTCGTGCGCTCGGACCTCAAGATCTACTCCGAGGTGATGCTCGAGATCTCACTCGCTCTCCTTAACAAGACCGGGAAGATCACCGACATAGCCAAGGTCTGCTCGCACCCGCACGCCCTGGCGCAATGCAAGAACTGGGTAAAGGGGAACCTGCCGAACGCGCTCGTCTTCGACGTATCGTCTACCGCTTTAGCGGCGCAGATGGCGGCTGAGGACTCATCGACCGCCGCCATAGCGTCTATAGCGGCAGCAAACCTCTACGATCTGCGCGTCATAGAGAAGAACATCGAGGACAACTCGAACAACTTCACCCGCTTTCTCGTCATAAGCAAGAACATCGCCGGCAAGACCGGCAGGGACAAGACATCGCTCATGTTCGCGATAAAGGACGCCCCGGGCGCCCTCTATTCCATGCTCAAGCCTTTCGCCTCGCGGGGATTGAACCTTTCGAAGATTGAATCGAGGCCGCTTAAGACCAAGGCCTGGGAATACGTCTTCTTCCTCGACCTTGACGGCCACATAAACGACGAACCGGTGAGGGAAGCCATATCAGAGCTTGAAAAATCATGCTCTTTTTTAAAGATACTCGGCTCATATTCCAAATCACAGCAGGCTTGA
- a CDS encoding histidinol-phosphate transaminase: MRKLNIPVSDNISSLVPYPPGKPIEELERELGIKGSIKLASNENPLGPSKKAVEAVSKALGGLHRYPDGSCYYLKEKLSAILGATHEMITFGNGSNEIIELLIRAYLKPGDEAIMGDPSFAVYPIAVKAVGGISRLVPLKNMTHDLKAMASSINRNTRLVFIANPNNPTGTMVTGAEFSDFMEKVPENVIVCVDEAYYEFVRSKDFPDTLSYIKEGRPVVMLRTFSKIYGLAGLRIGYGVAHPELMDYMNRVRQPFNVNSLAQAAAIAALDDVEHLERTRQNNAVGLAYLFGELSKLGFECVDTEANFFLVRVGDGKGVYDALLRKGVIVRPMASYNMPEYIRVTVGLPEENKRFLEAFMEVVL; encoded by the coding sequence ATGCGCAAACTCAATATCCCTGTCTCAGACAATATCAGTTCTCTTGTGCCCTATCCGCCCGGAAAGCCCATCGAGGAGCTTGAAAGGGAGCTTGGGATAAAGGGCTCAATAAAGCTCGCCTCGAATGAGAACCCGCTCGGCCCGTCGAAGAAGGCCGTTGAGGCCGTCTCAAAGGCCCTTGGCGGGCTCCACAGGTACCCTGACGGCTCCTGCTATTACCTGAAGGAGAAGCTCTCGGCGATACTCGGGGCCACGCACGAGATGATAACCTTCGGCAACGGGTCGAATGAGATAATCGAGCTTCTTATCAGGGCATATCTCAAGCCCGGAGACGAGGCGATAATGGGTGACCCTTCCTTCGCGGTCTACCCGATCGCCGTAAAGGCCGTTGGCGGCATATCCAGGCTCGTGCCGTTAAAGAACATGACGCACGACCTCAAGGCCATGGCCTCTTCCATAAACAGGAATACGAGGCTCGTCTTCATCGCCAACCCGAATAACCCTACAGGGACGATGGTCACAGGGGCGGAGTTCTCGGATTTCATGGAAAAGGTCCCGGAGAACGTCATAGTATGCGTTGATGAGGCCTATTACGAGTTCGTACGGAGCAAGGACTTCCCTGACACGCTTTCTTATATAAAAGAGGGAAGGCCCGTTGTGATGCTCAGGACCTTCTCCAAGATATACGGGCTTGCCGGCTTGAGGATCGGCTACGGGGTAGCCCATCCCGAGCTAATGGATTACATGAACAGGGTGCGCCAGCCGTTTAACGTCAATAGCCTTGCCCAGGCAGCGGCCATAGCTGCCCTTGACGACGTCGAACATCTTGAGAGGACCAGGCAGAATAACGCGGTAGGCCTTGCCTATCTCTTCGGGGAGCTCTCGAAACTCGGCTTCGAGTGCGTTGACACCGAGGCGAACTTCTTCCTCGTAAGAGTGGGTGACGGCAAGGGGGTCTACGACGCGCTTTTGAGAAAGGGCGTTATCGTCCGGCCCATGGCCAGCTACAACATGCCCGAATACATACGTGTCACGGTAGGGCTGCCGGAAGAGAACAAGAGGTTTCTGGAAGCCTTCATGGAAGTCGTGCTTTAG
- a CDS encoding 3-deoxy-7-phosphoheptulonate synthase, with protein MIIVLKRDATPETIEHVVEKIKAVGLAVHISKGKERTIIGAIGDEELLASISLEALPGVESVMPILKPYKLVSREFRKEGTVIDVNGVKIGDTELQVIAGPCSVESKASLVSCARQVQAAGARILRGGAFKPRTSPYDFQGLGEDGLKLLAEAKKETGLPIISELMDPRDTELICEYVDIVQIGARNMQNFRLLMEVGKARKPVLLKRGLSATIKEFLMSAEYIASQGNSDIILCERGIRTFETATRNTLDLSAVPVLKEETHLPIFIDPSHSAGRWNLVAPLAKAALAVGADGLMIEVHPDPENALCDGAQSLKPSKFASLMDDLRKVAAAVGRTL; from the coding sequence ATGATAATAGTTCTTAAAAGGGACGCCACGCCGGAGACCATCGAGCACGTGGTGGAAAAGATAAAGGCGGTGGGGCTCGCTGTCCACATCTCAAAGGGCAAGGAGAGGACGATAATAGGAGCCATTGGGGATGAAGAGCTCCTGGCATCGATATCGCTCGAGGCCCTGCCGGGTGTCGAGAGCGTGATGCCGATCCTCAAGCCCTACAAGCTTGTAAGCCGCGAGTTCCGTAAGGAAGGGACTGTAATAGACGTAAACGGTGTAAAGATAGGCGACACCGAGCTACAGGTCATAGCCGGCCCGTGCAGCGTGGAGAGCAAGGCGTCTCTTGTCAGCTGCGCGAGGCAGGTACAGGCCGCCGGGGCGAGGATATTGAGGGGCGGGGCCTTCAAGCCCAGGACGTCGCCCTATGATTTCCAGGGGCTCGGCGAGGACGGCCTCAAGCTCCTTGCCGAGGCCAAGAAGGAGACCGGACTTCCGATAATAAGCGAGCTAATGGACCCGAGGGACACCGAGCTTATCTGCGAATACGTCGATATCGTCCAGATAGGCGCGAGGAACATGCAGAACTTCAGGCTCCTGATGGAAGTAGGGAAGGCCAGGAAGCCTGTGCTCCTCAAAAGGGGCCTTTCAGCGACCATTAAGGAGTTCCTCATGTCAGCCGAGTACATAGCCTCGCAGGGCAACTCCGATATAATACTATGCGAGCGCGGCATAAGGACATTCGAGACCGCCACCAGAAATACGCTTGATCTTAGCGCGGTACCGGTACTTAAGGAAGAGACGCACCTCCCTATATTCATCGACCCCAGCCACAGCGCGGGCAGATGGAACCTTGTGGCCCCGCTCGCCAAGGCCGCCCTGGCGGTAGGAGCAGACGGGCTTATGATAGAGGTCCATCCAGACCCTGAGAACGCGCTCTGCGACGGCGCCCAGTCGCTCAAACCCAGCAAATTCGCCAGCCTGATGGATGACCTCCGTAAGGTCGCGGCCGCCGTGGGCAGGACGCTCTGA
- a CDS encoding prephenate dehydrogenase, with protein sequence MIESLHFKKVAIIGVGLIGGSLALVLRRKGLASEITGIGRGLPNLEAAKRLGVIDSFTRDIADGVKDADLVVVAVPVLKIADTIRQAAPNLKPGCIVTDVGSVKASVIEAVGPVMPAGAHFVPGHPIAGTENSGVEASFPELFIERKCILTPTAKTDPAALKAVKGIWEEAGSTVVEMDASVHDMILAAVSHLPHMIAYTLVNAVAQTEAAGEDVISYSAGGFKDFTRIASSSPEMWADICAMNREPILKTIEGFQRRLAALKELIEKGDQPGLRQEFGMAKGIRDSLLKGRG encoded by the coding sequence ATGATAGAGTCTTTGCATTTCAAAAAGGTTGCCATCATAGGGGTGGGGCTCATAGGAGGCTCGCTCGCCCTCGTCTTGAGGCGCAAGGGTCTCGCCTCTGAGATTACCGGTATAGGCAGGGGGCTGCCTAATCTTGAGGCCGCTAAAAGGCTTGGCGTCATCGATTCGTTCACCAGGGATATAGCCGATGGCGTAAAGGACGCGGACCTTGTCGTAGTGGCGGTGCCGGTACTCAAGATAGCCGATACAATAAGGCAGGCCGCCCCGAACCTGAAGCCAGGCTGCATCGTGACGGATGTGGGGAGCGTCAAGGCCTCTGTGATAGAAGCTGTCGGGCCTGTTATGCCGGCCGGGGCGCATTTCGTGCCTGGACACCCGATAGCTGGAACAGAGAACTCCGGCGTCGAAGCCTCTTTCCCTGAGCTGTTTATCGAGAGGAAGTGCATACTCACTCCTACCGCAAAGACCGATCCGGCGGCGCTTAAGGCCGTAAAAGGTATTTGGGAGGAGGCTGGCTCTACGGTCGTGGAGATGGACGCCTCTGTGCATGATATGATACTCGCAGCCGTAAGCCACCTGCCGCACATGATAGCCTATACACTCGTGAACGCCGTAGCACAGACCGAGGCCGCGGGCGAGGACGTAATAAGCTACTCTGCAGGCGGTTTCAAGGACTTCACCAGGATCGCCTCAAGCTCCCCGGAGATGTGGGCGGATATCTGCGCCATGAACCGGGAGCCCATACTCAAGACCATAGAAGGCTTTCAGAGGCGGCTTGCCGCCTTGAAAGAGCTGATAGAAAAAGGCGACCAGCCGGGTCTCAGGCAGGAGTTCGGGATGGCAAAGGGCATAAGGGACTCTCTTTTAAAGGGTCGCGGGTGA
- a CDS encoding 3-phosphoshikimate 1-carboxyvinyltransferase: MTVPGDKSISHRSVIFGSIAEETTEVSGFLEGEDNLSTIAAFTLMGVDIERDGDRVRINGKGLHGLKEPDDVINAGNSGTTTRLLTGLLSGMPFFSAITGDESLRKRPMKRVVEPLIKMGAAITGRKDGSLLPIAISGRKLKGITYRTPVASAQLKSALLLAALSADGETVIEEPEKSRDHTERMLKLFGANLSVSGNSISVRSTNRLAGCKIIVPGDISSAAFFMAGAALTEGSDLLIRDVGINPTRVGIVDILKKMGGMVEVKNARESSGEPVGDIFVRGSRLKGIEIGGPDLLPAIDEFPIICVAAAFADGTTRISGAKELRVKESDRIAVISECLGAIGVRNTETEDGIIIEGTCGRPVKGGTIRSHGDHRIAMAMAMAALRTEAGIEIEGAGSVDVSFPGFFGLLGKIRVQ; this comes from the coding sequence ATGACCGTTCCCGGGGACAAGTCCATCTCGCACCGTTCGGTCATATTCGGCTCGATAGCCGAAGAGACGACAGAGGTCTCTGGCTTCCTCGAAGGCGAGGACAATCTGTCTACTATTGCGGCCTTCACTCTCATGGGGGTCGATATAGAAAGAGACGGGGACAGGGTAAGGATAAACGGGAAGGGGCTTCATGGCTTAAAAGAGCCCGATGACGTCATAAACGCCGGCAACTCAGGCACCACTACAAGGCTTCTGACCGGGCTCCTCTCGGGCATGCCGTTTTTCTCGGCCATAACGGGGGACGAGTCGCTCCGTAAAAGGCCGATGAAGAGGGTGGTAGAGCCTCTTATCAAGATGGGCGCGGCAATAACAGGCAGAAAGGACGGAAGCCTTCTTCCTATCGCCATATCGGGAAGGAAGCTCAAGGGCATCACATACAGGACGCCTGTTGCGAGCGCGCAGTTGAAATCCGCGCTCCTTCTGGCCGCGCTTTCGGCTGACGGCGAAACCGTAATAGAGGAGCCGGAGAAGAGCAGGGACCATACCGAGAGGATGCTCAAGCTCTTCGGGGCGAATTTAAGCGTCTCCGGCAATTCTATTTCAGTCAGGTCGACAAACAGGCTTGCCGGGTGTAAAATAATTGTACCCGGGGACATCTCCTCGGCCGCTTTTTTCATGGCCGGCGCGGCGTTGACTGAAGGATCGGATCTCCTCATAAGGGATGTCGGCATAAACCCCACCAGGGTCGGTATTGTAGATATCCTCAAAAAGATGGGAGGCATGGTCGAGGTCAAAAACGCTCGCGAGTCATCTGGCGAGCCTGTGGGGGATATCTTTGTGCGGGGCTCGCGCCTGAAAGGGATCGAAATCGGCGGACCGGATCTGCTCCCTGCGATCGACGAGTTCCCCATCATATGCGTTGCCGCCGCCTTTGCCGATGGCACGACAAGGATCAGCGGCGCTAAGGAGCTGAGGGTAAAAGAGAGCGACAGGATAGCGGTCATCTCAGAGTGCCTCGGGGCCATAGGCGTCAGGAACACAGAGACGGAAGACGGCATAATCATAGAGGGTACCTGCGGGAGGCCTGTAAAGGGTGGGACCATCAGGAGCCACGGCGATCACAGGATAGCGATGGCCATGGCCATGGCGGCTTTGAGGACAGAGGCAGGCATAGAGATAGAAGGGGCAGGGAGCGTTGACGTCTCCTTCCCCGGTTTCTTCGGCCTCCTCGGGAAGATAAGGGTGCAATGA